In Macrotis lagotis isolate mMagLag1 chromosome 8, bilby.v1.9.chrom.fasta, whole genome shotgun sequence, a single genomic region encodes these proteins:
- the TAL2 gene encoding T-cell acute lymphocytic leukemia protein 2 has translation MARKILTNTRERWRQQNVNNAFARLRKLIPTHPPDKKLSKNETLRLAMRYINFLATVLGEQGLPPTGVATHGSVLGLFQQVPCLSSLEDMAPLGVSRAPSPEPDSHIPECWPEPSVTEH, from the coding sequence ATGGCCAGGAAGATCCTCACAAACACCAGGGAGAGGTGGAGGCAGCAAAATGTCAACAATGCCTTTGCCAGGCTGAGGAAGCTCATCCCCACTCACCCCCCAGATAAAAAGCTGAGCAAGAATGAAACCCTGCGACTAGCAATGAGGTACATCAACTTTCTGGCCACCGTCCTGGGGGAGCAAGGCCTGCCGCCGACAGGAGTGGCGACTCATGGGAGCGTCTTGGGACTATTCCAGCAAGTACCCTGCTTGTCGAGCCTTGAGGACATGGCTCCCCTTGGGGTCTCTAGGGCTCCTTCACCTGAGCCAGATAGCCACATCCCAGAGTGCTGGCCAGAACCTTCAGTTACAGAGCATTGA